GGCATGGAGATTGCTTTATTTTTCTTGATTATCAAGAATCAACGGGGGTAAGCACTTTTAGAACAAGGCTGAACATAAATCGCGGTTCACGTCATGTCTAGTCTACCCCGATTGAGCTGGATTAATAGATGTTAATACAGAAAAAACCGGTAAAATGGAATTAGGTATTTTTAGGGAACAATAACGCCAAGAGGACATACATGGCCAAGCAGAAACTTAAAGAGCTTGTTATCAATCGGGACTGGTGCAAAGGCTGCGGCATTTGCGTCAAGTTCTGTCCCACCAAGGTCCTGGAA
This Desulfopila inferna DNA region includes the following protein-coding sequences:
- a CDS encoding 4Fe-4S binding protein, producing the protein MAKQKLKELVINRDWCKGCGICVKFCPTKVLE